GGCCGCTGCAACCCCAGAGAGACTGCAGCAAGAGCTGCACAAGACCTGGCCGATCCCCGATCCGGGCCGGCCTCAGCCTAGGCCAGTGTTTCGAGCACACACTGTGCGTTGGAGCGGAGGGCGGCCCGGTGCCATCAGCCTCTTCTGGCTGAAGTTCTAGATTCCTCCCAGGCACAAGCATGTGGCCACCTGCCATTCAGTGAGCCTCATTTCCAGTCAGCTGTCTCGGCAGTGGGCCACCAGGGTGCGGCTGTTCCCTGAGGTCTGCTCCCTGCGAGGCGCTGGGGAGatgacctggggtgggggtggggagccgtGCTCTTCAGAGGAGAGCCCTGCCACTCTCGAGCAGCTGACGACCACCCTGCTCTTAGGGCCTTTGTGAACTTGCCACTGCACGCGCCTCCCTTGGGGAAGGCTTGGGCCGGAGAGCTGTCCATGGGGCCCGGCAGCTCTAGGGCAGGAAGGCGCACTGCACGTCCCTGGGGGGCATCCCTGCGGCCGGGGCGCTCTTGGAGAACAGCCCAGGCGGCCCGCCTTGGCCGTGAGCTGCCCACAGGGGTGAGTCCAGGGGCTCGAGCTTGACTGCGGGAGCTGGCACGGGAGCCCGGCAGTTGCAGCCCAGGTTGGGGGGCTGGTGGCTCCGCACAcagaggcggggcgggggcgggggctccCGGCAGGCACAGGACATGGGGTGCAGCGGGCCCAGCCCCCTGCCGGGTCTGGGCGGGGCACCCAGCAGgccagggcctgggggtgggctgTACAGGGGCTGCCTGGCGCCTGGCTCCGTCTTCAGGTGCATCTTGGTTGGGAAGGTGGCCAGCTGTCTCTTGGCTGGGTTGCTGGCCCCCAGCCACACCTGGGCTGGGGACACGCAGTAGCCATCCACTGCATCCTCGGACCCCGAGTCACTCTCCATCTTGATGGGCACGTCGAGCGACAATGTGGGGTGACTCGGGGCTCCTGGGGGCATCAGAAGGCCTCGCAGCTTGTCCTCAGCGGGGTAGCCGCCCACCGGGAGATGCTGGACTGCCGGCCGAGGGACCCTGCTGTCCAGGCCCCCCTGGGGGaaggggccgggggtggggggcggtgctgGGCCCTGGTGCCCGTCCCGCAGGGCTCTGCTGGTCCGGCCGGCGCAGGCCCCAGGGGGCGGCCTGGGCGGGTGTGAGCTGGGTGCGCTCCGGAGGGAGTGGACGGCGCCCTGCGCACCCGGGTAGGGCAGGCAGGTGCCGCGGGCCGGGGCAGCAGGGAATGGGTCGGCCTTGCCGGGCTCCAGCTTCCGCTTGGCGCTGCCGCTGTCCTGACTGTGCCTCCCAGCAGCCCAGTCCAGGTGCTTCACAGGGCCCAGGGGCTCTAGGTGGCAGCTGTACGGGGGCGCATCCCGCGGGAGCCCCCCGAGCTCCTCTCCTTCCCCGGCCCTGCGGGAAGGGACGCCCGTCAGACAGGACAGGCCGCAGGGGCAACCCTGCATCGGGTGGGTGCCACCTGCAGCCCTGGGACCCCAggccagccccctccctccccgaaGGGCCCCTCCCACAGTCCCCCAGCACCtggtggtggggcggggggcctGGGTTGGGAGCGAGGGGAGAGGGTGTCTGAGCGAAGGTGAGGACAGAGGCTGGGGAGCCAGTGTCCCCGGCCAGTCCCCACGCAGCGAGGACGACCTCCAGGGCGAGGAGCGGCTGTGGGTGCCCTCTGTGACCCCCGGCCTACCCAGGGAGGCTGAGGGCTGCGGCCCCGTGACTCAGTCACTTACCCTGCGGTGCCCTCGAGGTCAAGGACGAGGTCAGGGCCTCCCCGGAGGCACAGGCAGGGGCCCCGGGCTGTGAGCCGGCCCCAGCGGCAGGCGTCCTCTGGCGCCCTGAACAAGGAGAGGCCGTTTTCTCCGTTGCTTCTCCCTGTCAGGATTCGGAAAAGCGAGGCTGAGCCGAGCCTGGAGCGGGTAGACACTCACCTTCCGCAAGGTGACCGACCCTGAGAGCCGGCTCTGCCCACCCGCCCCGTGCTCCAGACAGCATCGGGCCCCCACGCGCTTGAAAAGGTGGTCAAGAGAATTGTGAGGAGTACCTGCTGAGTAATTGGGGTTTCCGAGCAATTCTGATTCGCAGAGACGTGAGGCAGCTTTTGCTCTGCAAAGGACACACAAGACCAAAGCAACAAGCAGATTAAAAGTGTGTCGAGGGCAGAAATTACACACGCCGGGCATTGCTGCCACCCAAGAGCGTAAGATACAGCGACTCCCCACATGAAAGTCTGTGGAGACTGGAAAGCCTTCTCTCAGTTGCAGGGCTGCTGGAAATCCCAGTTCACATCACTTTTCCGGCCAGTGAGGCACTGACGGGTTTGCCTCAGAAAGCAGACACGTGTGGCTGCCGGATGGGCGTCGGCACGCTTGCCTTCTTCTGGGTGGTCAGAATGAAGACACTGACCCCTGTGACCTGCGCTAGTTACCTGCAGTGGCTCACAAAGGCACTGCGGGCACTGAGTTAGGGAGACTGGACACTGACTGCCCAGGgcagcgtgcacacacacacaggcctgtGTCTCATACGACTTACAATCACAGACCCTAAGGCAGCTTGCAACTTATCCCACAGATCGTATTCTGCtcatatttccaaagaaaaagacGAGGCTCTGAAGTGTTAAGCAACTTGCCTgaagctgcccccacagcaggtgcAGGAGTGGGATTCAAACCCTGGCCACCTGGCCGCACAGCCAGAGCTTCCTGCCCTGCAGCGGCCCTGACTCTGCATCTCGTGGGTGTCTCGACAGGGCAGAGgtggagatggagacagaggagactCAGAGACAGGCCCCGAGGCACAGCAGAGACGGGGCAGAGGAGGAGAGCACACAGGACCCGTGAACATTCAGGAGCGAGGCTCTTCACAAAGGCCCCTTTCAGAAAGAATCGCAAAGGCCCCGAACGGGGTCCATTGAGCACGATGCTCCATCCAGAGCCAGCCTCCTGGGCCTCAAACTCCCCGGGTTCACTCCTCACGGTCTGTGAGCTCAGAGGGGAGTGGACGGGAGGAGGTGTTCCAGGAAGGAGTTCAGCTCAGGGCAGAATTCGGCTCCAGAAAACCCAGAAGGCGACAGAAGCTTCTTTGCCAAAATGTTGGAGGGCTCTTCCTCtcttccagtttctttctttatttttaaaattttcacagtGTTGGCTTCTGtcacacaacactgtgaatcggccataattatacatctatcccctccgctcccccccccccccccgccccgaacCTAGAGCTTGCTGCACAGTGAAGCGAGTCAGAccgaggaaaacaaatatcatatattagcgCATATATGGGGAATCTAGTGAAATGGTACTGAGGGACCTATCGGCAGGGCAGGCGTGGAGACGCAGACGCGGTGAATGGGCTTCTGGACACCGTGGGGGAGGGAGGGCGCCCGCGTCCACATACATGCACCGCCCCGTGTGGAACCCGGAGCGACGAGGAGCTGCCATGTTAACACAGGGCGCCCGGCCTGGCACTCTGACAACCTCCCTGAGTTTTAACGATGTTTACAACGTGTGTCTAGTATTCGCTCCACAGTCCCCCTCTGTACAGCATCCTAGCCTCACCGTGAAGACCCTCGCCAGCCCTCCCAGGGACGTCCAGGCGTCCACGCCACCCGGGGCAGCGGCAGGAGGTCCAGGAGTCCACAACCGCAGCGGAGTCTGGCCCACCTGCGCTTCCCCGCGTGGCCGCCAGGGGACAGCACGCCTCCTGGAGAAGCGATCAGGCAGTTCAgctccgttcagtcgctcagtcctgtccgacagactctttgcaaccccatggactgcagcaccccaggcctccgtgtccatcaccaactcccggagcttgcacaaactcatgtccatcgagttggtgatgccatccaactatctcattctgtcgtccccttctcctcctgccttcagtctttcccagcatcagggtcttttcaaatgagtcagttcttcacatcaggtggccaaagtattggagcttcagcttcagcatctttagaatggactggttggatctccttgcagtccaagggactctcaagagtcttctccaacaccacagttcaaaagcatcaattcttcagcgctcagctttctttatggtccaacttcacatccatacatgaccactggaaaaaccataactttgactagcagacctttgtctgcaaagtaatgtctctgctttttaacatgctgtctaggttggccatagcttttcttccaaaaagcaagcatcttttaatttcatggctatagtcaccatcttcagtgattttggagccccaagaaataaaactttctcaCTGTTTTGCTTcgctgggggctcagctggtaaggaatctgcctgcaatgcaggagaccctggttcaattcctgggtcgggcaggtccactggagaagggctcCCATCCCaggactcttgggcttccctgggggctcagctggcaaagcgtccacttgcagtgtgggagacctgggttcgatccctgggttgggaagaccccctggagaagggaaaggctacccactccagtattccggcctggaggattccatggactgtatcatccgtgtggtcacaaagagttgaacacgacagCGACTTTcactgtccctgtttccactgtttccccatctatctgccgtgaagtgatgggaccggatgccatgatcttagctttctgaatgctgagttttaagccagcttttccactctcctctttcacgttcatcaggaggctccttatttcctcttcactttctgccataagggtggtgtcatctgcatatctgaggttactgatacgtctcccagcaatgttgattccagcttgtgcttcatccagcctggcgtttcgcatgacgtactctgcacgtatgttaagtaagcaggatgacaaaatacagccttgacgtcctccttcccgatttggaaccagtctgttgttccatatctggttctaactgttacttcttgacttgggtacagatttctcaaaaggcaggtcaggtggtctggtattcccaactcttgaagaattttccagtttgttgtgatccacacagtcaaaggctttggcgtagtcaataaagcagaagcagatgtttttctggaactctcttgctttttagatgaccAACAGATAtcgacagtttgatctctggttcctctgccttttaaaatccagcttgaacatcggttCAAGAACATcggttcttggttcacatactgctgaagcctggcttggaggattttgagcgttAGTTTGCTATGGAGAAGCGATGGAGGGAGGATTTTCCCTCCCTCTGATCACAGGGTTGGGAATCTGAGAGTGCAGCATATGGGCACCATCGCCAGCCCAGAGTGTGAGCACGCAGAGGACTCTGAGAGGCAGACGCAGGTGGGGAGTGCTCAGGTCTGGGGTGTGGGCAGGGCCGTCCCGCCCCCAAGACACACCCAGGTGTAATGTAGCCTCTGCTTTGTTGCACCTCATGTTTCAGTTGCTTCATCAGTTATTTTTACAGCTTTTTCCCAGGAGTATcctgtttttcctttctcctattttacattttctacctaaaaaaataagcatatatatattttaaatgctccAGAACACTGCTGCCTTAGGGTGTGGGCCCGTGGGACCTGGAGGCTGTGAAGAGGTGCCTGTGCCTGAAGGCAGGGCTCCCCCAGATCCCCACGAACCCCAGGCAGGAACGGGAGGTTTCCCGGGCCCGTGAACTGAGGTCCAAGGGGAACCTGAGTACCAAGGAGCGACAGGGAAGCGGGCTGGGGGCTCAGCCTCCTGAGAGTCTGTCCCTGGGCAGGGCACGGCGGGGATACTGGGGAAGAAGACAGACGGACTCAGACCCGGCCCTCCGAGGGCCTCCCCGCCAGCAGCAGACACAGAGCAGACGCACAGAAGCCCGTCTGCCCCAGAGCCCGACCCCACACAGACCCACCCGCTCCAGACAGTGCGGCTGGGAGTCGCCTAGAAAACCCAACTTTCCGAAAGCGagagcgttagtcactcagtcatgtccagctctgcgaccccatggactgcagcccaccaggctcttctgtccatggggttctccaggcaggaatactggagggggtggccgttccctcctccaggggatcttcccgacccagggattgggcgcagggaaatggcaacccactccagtactcttgcctggagaatcccatggagggaggagcctggtaggctacagtccatggggtcgcaaagagtcggacacgactgggcgacttcacttcacttcacttctcctgctttgcagacggattcttcaccctctgagccggAAGGCCAGGACACCTGTGGAGTCCCCGTCCCCAGCATGTGCCCCTGTGAGCCTGGAGTCGAGGGGGACAAACGGAGGCTGCAGCCTCGCCCCCACGCCCATGGGGACCGGGGCCCCGGCACTGCCTCCGAGGCTCTGAGTGGAGGGCTGGGGGATGACGAGAGGCAGGTAGACGTGTTCGCTGCCACGGTTGACGAACACTAGTCACgggctttcttttttctaatagCTGCTTCTCCCATAATGTAGCAGCTTTAAAAACAGCAAACTTTTTTAGTCCTATTCCCTGCTGGAAATGAAGCGAGAGCAGACAGGAAATGCACGTGCGCAGACACGCGTGCGGCCCGGCGGTCACGGGACGGGTTTGGCGCCGGGCCTCTACTCACTTCACGTCGGTTGAGGCCGGGACGTCCGCCCTGTGCTTCGCCCTCAGGTACACGGTCTTCATCCTCACCTCCACGCCGGGGGGCAGGGCCAGAGGGGCCGCCACGCAGAACAGGGCCAGCCGTGGGGGCAGGGCCGCGCCCGAGGGTGCCCGCCTGTTCTGTCCGAAGAGGAACTTCAGTCGTCCTTGAAACTGCATCGTCTGCCGTTTCAAAGACAGAAACGAAGGCACAATCACAGGGTAGATTAGCCAGGCTAACTGGTCAACAGCCAAAGGCCTCGGAACTCACATTCCCAGGACGGACACCAGCACGTCTTCCATGCCGGCCCCTGGGGACAGGCGCTCCCCACTGCTTTTGAATCTTTCGGGGTTTCCCTGCAACTTTCTCTAAACGTCCAGCGTGTTCCCATGTGTGCACTCGTGGGTGGGAGTCCTCATTCAGGTGGGTGAACATCCCTGGACTCGGCCGGAGTCACCAGGCAGCCCCCTGGGGGGCCGTGCTGGAGCCAATCACCTCTAAGTACTGGCCCCATGACCCTCCATTCCCCAAGCGCCACCCACTCATGGCAATACAACTCAGGGGCAACCGGGCTTTCCTGATCTAGGCACGAGTTCAGTTAGtcagctcagccgctcagtcccgtccgactctgtgagccatggactgcagcacaccacggtTCCCTGTCCACTGTCtccggactttgctcaaactcctgtccactgagtcagtgatgccaccaagccatctcatcctctgttgtcctcttctcttcctgcctccaatccttcccaacatcaaggtcttctccagtgagttagctctttgcatcaggtggccaaagtattgaagcttcagcttcagcatgagtccttccaatgaatattcaggcttgattacctttagggttgactggtttgatctccgagcagtccaagggactctcaagagtcttttccaacaccacagttcaaaagcatcaattcttcagtgctcagctttctttacagtccatctctcacatccatacatgactactggaaaaaccatagctttgactagatgcacctttgttggcaaagtaatgtttctgctttttaacatgctgtctaggttggtcatagcttttattccacggagcaagtgtcttttaatttcatggctgcagtcaccatctgcagtgattttggagcccagaaaaataaagtctgtcactgtttccacggattccccatctatttgccatgaagtgatgggaccagatgccatgatctccattttttgaatgttgacttttaagtcagctttttcactctcctctttcacttgcatcaagaggctcttcagttcctcttctccttctgccataaggctggtgtcatctgcatatctgaggttactggtatttctcccagcagtcttgattccagcttgtgcttcatccagcccgacattaGGCATGATgcgctctgcatagaagttaaataagcagggtgacaatatacagccttgtcatacccctttctcaatttggaaccagtccattgttccacgtccagttctaactgttgcttcttgacctgcatacagatttctcaggaggcaggtgaggtggtctggtattcccgtctcttgaagaattttccaccatttgttgtaatccacaaagtcaaaggctttggcatagtcaataaagcagaagtagatgtttttctggaactctcttgctttttcgatgatccaatccAATttcgttggcaatttgatctctggttcctctgccttttctaaatccagcttgaacatctggaagttcatggttcatgtactgttgaagcctggtttggagaattttgagcattactttactagcgtgtgagatgagtgcaattgtgtggtagtttgagcattctttggcagtgcctttctttgggactggaatgaaaactgaccttttccagtcctgtggcaactgctgagttttccaaatttgctggcatatt
The sequence above is a segment of the Ovis canadensis isolate MfBH-ARS-UI-01 breed Bighorn chromosome 16, ARS-UI_OviCan_v2, whole genome shotgun sequence genome. Coding sequences within it:
- the AHRR gene encoding aryl hydrocarbon receptor repressor, producing the protein MRAPAAVPTQLPAPADASRGRSRASAPRRPGPETMIPPGECLYAGRKRRKPVQKQRPAVGAEKSNPSKRHRDRLNAELDHLASLLPLPPDIISKLDKLSVLRLSVSYLRVKSFFQALQERCPRQLVAAAPSPGDRGPRRGSAGSAVLEGRLLLESLHGFALVVSAEGMIFYASATIVDYLGFHQTDVMHQNIYDYIHVDDRQDFRRQLHWAMDPPQAGCGQPLLSETGEDVVLGRLLQAQEGGADPPTEYSAFLTRSFVCRVRCLLDSTSGFLTMQFQGRLKFLFGQNRRAPSGAALPPRLALFCVAAPLALPPGVEVRMKTVYLRAKHRADVPASTDVKAKAASRLCESELLGNPNYSAGRSNGENGLSLFRAPEDACRWGRLTARGPCLCLRGGPDLVLDLEGTAGAGEGEELGGLPRDAPPYSCHLEPLGPVKHLDWAAGRHSQDSGSAKRKLEPGKADPFPAAPARGTCLPYPGAQGAVHSLRSAPSSHPPRPPPGACAGRTSRALRDGHQGPAPPPTPGPFPQGGLDSRVPRPAVQHLPVGGYPAEDKLRGLLMPPGAPSHPTLSLDVPIKMESDSGSEDAVDGYCVSPAQVWLGASNPAKRQLATFPTKMHLKTEPGARQPLYSPPPGPGLLGAPPRPGRGLGPLHPMSCACREPPPPPRLCVRSHQPPNLGCNCRAPVPAPAVKLEPLDSPLWAAHGQGGPPGLFSKSAPAAGMPPRDVQCAFLP